In Rhodothermus marinus DSM 4252, a single genomic region encodes these proteins:
- a CDS encoding restriction endonuclease subunit S gives MMPERSDIPPGYRMTELGPLPEEWRVVRLGEVLTPVYKKLRETLVEDDKVYRLLTVRLYAKGITLRSEEKGNRIKTKKLYCTKSGDFVFSKIDARNGAWGFVTDELEGGLVSGDFPILTLERHKADQSFIELQLAQPTVWEPLRNIAVGTTNRRRLHTFQLLQVAVALPPLAEQRAIAHVLRTVQEAKEATERVIAALKELKRSLMRHLFTYGPVPLDQTEAVELQETEIGPLPTHWRVVRLEEVANIGHRGQKRLFQVQVPFIPMALIPEDGLYLDKWEKRAPQDVRSGVLVKNGDLLLAKITPCFENGKQGIVRNLPDGWGYATTEVFPIYPKDHQRLLLEFLAYYLKVENVRQALASKMEGTTGRQRLPKAVLIECKIPLPPLPEQQEIARMLQAVDARIEAEEKKKAALEALFKTLLHHLMTAKVRVPEEFVARFAEVLP, from the coding sequence ATGATGCCTGAGCGTTCAGATATACCTCCTGGCTACCGCATGACCGAACTGGGACCTTTGCCCGAGGAGTGGCGGGTGGTGCGGTTGGGGGAGGTTTTGACACCTGTCTATAAGAAGTTGCGTGAAACTTTGGTAGAGGACGATAAAGTCTACCGTCTTTTGACCGTAAGACTTTATGCCAAAGGGATCACGCTGCGTTCAGAAGAAAAAGGCAATCGAATCAAAACTAAGAAACTGTACTGTACGAAGTCTGGTGACTTCGTATTTTCAAAAATAGACGCTCGTAATGGAGCATGGGGATTTGTCACAGATGAGTTGGAAGGTGGGCTTGTTAGCGGCGATTTTCCTATCTTGACACTTGAACGTCATAAAGCAGACCAGTCCTTTATAGAGCTGCAATTAGCCCAACCTACCGTCTGGGAACCGCTGAGAAATATCGCGGTTGGAACAACAAATAGAAGGCGGTTGCATACATTTCAGCTTCTTCAGGTGGCAGTTGCTCTCCCGCCCCTCGCCGAGCAGCGCGCCATTGCCCACGTGTTGCGGACGGTGCAGGAAGCCAAGGAAGCTACCGAGCGCGTCATCGCTGCCCTCAAGGAGCTAAAGAGGAGCCTGATGCGCCACCTCTTCACCTACGGCCCCGTGCCGCTGGATCAGACCGAGGCGGTAGAACTGCAAGAGACCGAAATCGGCCCCCTCCCCACCCACTGGCGGGTGGTGAGGTTGGAGGAGGTGGCGAATATTGGACACAGAGGTCAAAAACGCTTATTTCAGGTGCAAGTCCCATTCATTCCGATGGCATTGATTCCAGAAGATGGGCTGTACCTGGATAAGTGGGAGAAAAGAGCTCCCCAGGACGTTCGGAGCGGCGTGCTAGTCAAAAACGGTGATCTGCTTTTAGCCAAAATTACCCCTTGCTTTGAGAACGGAAAACAAGGTATCGTTCGTAATTTGCCCGATGGATGGGGATACGCCACGACAGAAGTCTTCCCAATTTACCCAAAAGATCATCAGCGATTGCTTTTAGAGTTTCTGGCGTATTACCTCAAGGTGGAGAATGTGCGACAGGCTTTGGCCTCAAAAATGGAAGGCACAACAGGAAGGCAACGGCTTCCTAAAGCAGTTCTGATAGAATGTAAAATCCCCCTCCCCCCGCTCCCCGAACAGCAGGAGATCGCCCGCATGCTGCAGGCCGTGGACGCCCGCATCGAGGCCGAGGAGAAGAAGAAAGCCGCGCTGGAGGCGCTCTTTAAAACCTTGCTCCACCACCTGATGACGGCCAAGGTGCGGGTGCCCGAGGAATTCGTGGCCCGATTCGCGGAGGTATTGCCATGA
- a CDS encoding transposase gives MTRYDPQRHRRSIRLKGYDYTQPGAYFITICTHGRAPLFGDVVDGEMRLNDMGEIVRAEWFKTAQLRPYVVLHEDEFVVMPNHIHGIIWIVDDVGATRRVAPTKTNPPAGPAPGSIGAIVGAFKSAVTQRINQRCGTPGTSVWQRDYYEHIIRTERALNAIRRYIAENPLRWHLDRYNPYATGTDPQTRDLWRLLQTDARARPHGTGDPLDRPKSRDDQEDRP, from the coding sequence ATGACCCGATACGACCCCCAACGCCACCGCCGTTCCATCCGGTTGAAGGGATACGATTACACCCAACCGGGCGCGTATTTCATCACCATCTGCACCCACGGGCGCGCCCCTCTGTTTGGCGACGTGGTGGACGGGGAAATGCGGTTGAACGACATGGGGGAAATCGTGCGCGCGGAATGGTTCAAAACGGCCCAATTGCGGCCGTACGTGGTGTTGCATGAAGACGAATTCGTGGTCATGCCCAACCACATCCACGGCATCATTTGGATCGTGGACGATGTAGGGGCGACGCGCCGCGTCGCCCCTACCAAAACCAACCCACCCGCCGGCCCCGCGCCGGGTTCTATTGGCGCCATTGTGGGTGCATTCAAATCCGCGGTCACGCAGCGCATCAACCAACGGTGCGGCACCCCCGGCACATCCGTCTGGCAACGCGATTACTACGAACACATCATCCGCACCGAGCGCGCCCTGAACGCCATCCGGCGCTACATCGCCGAAAATCCCCTGCGCTGGCACCTGGACCGCTACAACCCCTACGCTACCGGCACCGACCCGCAGACCCGCGACCTGTGGCGCCTGTTGCAAACCGACGCGCGGGCCCGCCCCCACGGTACGGGCGACCCATTGGATCGCCCCAAATCCCGGGATGACCAGGAGGACCGGCCATGA